TGCCCATTCAGCACGTTGTTGTGCTGTTTGCTTTTCAAGTGCAAGGTTCCACTGAGCGAGTTCCGGATCAGGAAACACAAGTTCAGCGGCGGTTGCTGCTTTAAGCATGATGAAAATCTCTAAAACTAACGATTACTTGCTCAACAATTCCAGCACGAATAACAAAGTCACCAAAAGCTTCACCATCGTTACGCTCTGTAGCCCAACGAGCACTTAGTTCATCAATTTCACTTAATACACCCGCTTCATCAACATTTTCTTTATAAAGCTTAGGTACTCGAGAACCCGCTAAATCACTACCTAAATACATATTGTATTTACCTGGACCTTTACCAACAAGGCCTATTTCAGCAAGCATCGCTCGTCCGCAACCATTTGGACACCCAGTGACACGTAGGATAATACTGTCATCTTTCAACCCATTTTTAGTTAGAATTTTTTCTACATCATCAACTAAACCAGGTAAATAACGCTCAGCTTCAGCCATCGCTAATGGACAAGTTGGAAATGCAACACATGCCATAGAGCTTTTACGTTGGTTAGAAACACCATCATTAATTAAGCCATGATCACGTGCCAACTGTTCAATGATTGCTTTATCTGCAGCATCTACGCCTGCGATAATCAAATTTTGGTTTGCAGTTAAACGGAAATCACCTTTGTGTATCTTTGCAATTTCACGCATGCCCGTTTTTAATGCTTTACCATCAACACCTTCAAAATCAAGGATACGGCCATTCTCAATGAATAAAGTTAAATGATGCTTACCATCAATACCTTCAACCCAGCCAAAACTATCGCCACGGTGAGTAAATTCATATGAACGTGAATCTGAAAATTTAATACCCGCTCTACGCTCTACTTCCGCTTTGAATGTATCAACACCAACACGATCTAACGTGTATTTAGTTTTAGCATTTTTACGGTTAACACGGTTACCCCAGTCACGCTGAGTAGTAACAACAGCTGCAGCAATAGCTAAAGTGTGCTCTTTTGGAATAAAACCAAAATCATCAGCACAACGTGGATAAGTAGCATTATCGCCATGTGTCATGGCTAAACCACCACCAACAAGTACGTTAAAGCCAATAAGTTCACCATTTTCACTAATAGCAACAAAATTCAAATCATTAGCATGAACGTCTATATCGTTATTTGGAGGAATAACAACCGTCGTTTTAAATTTACGTGGTAAGTAATTACTACCTAAAATAGGCTCTATTTCTTGCTCTTCAGTAGTTTCAACACGCTCTTCATCTAACCAAATCTCAGCATAAGCACGAGTTTTGGGTAATAAATGTTCACTGATCTTAGTTGCCCATTCATAAGCTTCTTGATGTAATGAAGACTCAACTGGATTAGACGTACAAAGTACATTACGGTTAACATCACCAGCGGTTGCAATTGAATCTAAACCAACGCTATTTAATGTTTGATGCATTAACTTAATATTTGGCTTTAATACACCATGAAATTGAAAAGTTTGACGTGTAGTTAAACGAATACTGCCGTAAGAAGTGTAATCATCAGCAAATTTATCAATCGCTAACCATTGGTCAGTATTAATAATACCACCAGGTAAACGTGCACGAAGCATTACGTTATGTAATGGTTCTAGCTTTTGCTTTTGACGTTCAGCACGAATATCACGATCATCTTGTTGGTACATACCGTGAGTACGTATCAACTGGAAGTTATCGCTAGTAAAGCCACCAGTAATTCTATCTTGTAGATCTTCTACAATTGTACCTCGAAGGTAGTCGCTTTCCGCTTTTAAACGTTCGTTATCAGCCTGCTTACCTTCAACAATTAATACAGGGTTTTCAACTTTTGTGAAATCGTTGCTCATTAGTAAACATCCTTCTGGTAACGCTTGTTAGATCTAAGTGATTTTAAATAATCTTCGGCTTGTTCTGTACTTAATTTGCCATGCTCTGCAATAATCTCTATCAAGATTTGATGAACATCTTTCGCCATACGGTTAGCATCGCCACAAATATATAAATGTGCACCACGCTCTAACCAAGCAAAAACATCGCTAGCTTGTTCTTTTAATCTGTCTTGTACGTAGATTTTTTCTGCTTGGTCACGAGAAAAAGCAACATCCATACGTGTAAGTAGGCCAGATTTTAAATAGTTCTGCCATTCAACTTGATATAAGAAGTCTTGAGTGAACGTTTGATCACCAAAGAACATCCAGTTATCACCCGTAGCTTCACGTGCTTCACGCTCTTGCATGAAAGCTCTAAATGGTGCAACCCCCGTACCTGGACCAATCATAATAACTGGCGTGTCGTCTGACTGAGGTAAACGGAAGTTGTCGTTATGTTCAACAAAAACACGTACTTTTTGGCCTTCGTCTAAACGGTTTGCTAAGAAACCTGAAGCACCACCAGTACGGCTTTCGCCATTAGCGTCAAAATTAACTAAACCAACAGTTAAATGAACTTCTTCTTCAACTTCAGCTTGTGCTGATGCAATAGAATATAAACGCGGTGTAATTTTACGTAATGCATCAACAAACGTTTGTGCATCAACATCAGCCTTAGCAATTTTCACTACATCAATAATTTGATGCTCGCCTGCAAATTCACGCGCTGAGTTTTTATCACTCGCAACCTCAGTTAACTTAGCGTCTTTAGACTGTAGAGCCCAAAACTCAATAAACGAAGGCGCTGTTTGTGTAATTTCTAATTGACTGATTAAGGCATTCTTTAAGGTAAACTCTTGTACTTCACCTGAAACTTTTAGTGACACTTTCTCATCGCCTGAGAAACTAAGTTCACTTAATAAGTTGTCAACAAGTACTTCATCATTTTCAAACCAAACACCTAATGCATCACCTACTTGGTAAGTTAAACCAGATTCACCTAAGTCAATTTCAATGTGACGAACATCTTTAGCAGAATCTCGACCCGTGATTTTTTGACTTAATGAAAACTCTGCCGCTAATGGGTTTTGTTTAGAATATTGACTCGCTGCACCCGCGGTTGGCAAACCATCAACTCCACCGACACTTGCCGCAGTAGTTGTAGCTGTTTGAGTAAGTTCGTCTTTTAACGATTCAACAATGCTTGAAGTCCAAGCTTCACAATCGCTGTCGTAATCAACATCACAATCTACACGAGGAGCAACTTGCTTAGCACCTAACGCTTGTAAGCGTTCGTCAAAATCTTTACCTGTTTGACAGAAAAATTCATAACTGCTGTCACCTAACGCTAATACGCTATAGTGTAAGTTAGGTAACTTAGGCGCTTTTTTACCCAATAAGAATTCATGAAACTCAATAGCGTCATCAGGTGCTTCACCTTCACCATTAGTACTCGCAACGATTAATAGGTGTGTTTCATTTTTTAATGATGACTTAGCTTTATAATCAGCAGTATTTTTTAATACCACAGAGATACCAGCAGCTTTAGCGCTAGCAGCAAGTTTACTTGCCACGCCTTTAGCATTGCCTGTTTGTGAAGCATATAAAATAGTTAAGGTTTTCGCGGCAACAGCAGCTAACGCCGCTACAGGTGAAATTTGTGCATTCGCACCTTGCTCACTTTTTGCAGCTAAATAACCACTTGCCCAAGCAAGTTGTAATGACGAATAACCAGACGTAGCTTGTTGTAGTAAAACAAGTTGATTAGCATCAAGTGAACTTGATACTGTATTTGAATTTTGCTGCTCTTGTGGCATAAGAATATTCACCCATAACAATATATAGGTAAATGATAGACAAAAATAAATAAAACTAAAAGGAATAGATAGACGTTTATTATTCCAAAAAGGAATATAGGAGAAACAAAAAGAAAATAGAGCCTGATGTTAACTCAGGCTCTGAATCATTAAGTGTCTTTATTTATTACTAAAAGTGGATTATCGCGCCGGCAAATACACCATCAAAAGTTAAATTAGAATATAAGTCGTCTATATCGTTTAGCTCTAATTTCACGCTTCGGTAACCTAAAGTTACATCGAAATCTATCGCAAGATTATCAAGTACTGAATAACTAACCCCTACTTGGTAGTCATGTACGCTATTACTGTCATATGAAACAAAGTTACCTTCAGCAAATACATTGAAGCCAGTGAAAGGCAAACCAATAATCGTCTTAACGTAGAATAAAGGTAAAATACCAGACACTGAAAGTTCACTGTTTGTTGGCGTAGTAACGCCATTGGCAGTAACATCACCAACAATATTAATCTGACTATCTAAATCGCGAACAGTAAGACCAAAATCAAAGGTTAACAGGTCATTATCAAAGACTTCATAGTAAAAAGTATAATCAATATAGCTAGTATCAAACGTAGTTGCTAAATTTGTATTAACATCATAAACAACACTTTCAAATTCAAAGCTGCCATTAAAGTTTGCATCACCTAATGTATCAAGGGTGGTTGATACCAATTTAATATTAGGAATTAAAGGAATTGGGTGTTCAAGCGCAACAAAATAACTTCCTTGATTTTGATCTTTAAGCTGAACAGTTGCCTGGTCTGTACTTCCCTCACCAAATGAACCTTCAGCTTGGCTTACCCATACTTGTCCACCAATATAAAGCCCTAATAATGTATCCGCTTTTACACTAGTAGCACAAAGCATTGTCGCCAAACAGGTTGCTATGGTTGCTTTTCTCATTCTCATTACCCTTTTCTTAGTAGTTCATTTAAATCAATTAATGCTGCATTGGCACGCGAAATATAATTAGCC
The sequence above is a segment of the Colwellia sp. 20A7 genome. Coding sequences within it:
- a CDS encoding assimilatory sulfite reductase (NADPH) flavoprotein subunit, encoding MPQEQQNSNTVSSSLDANQLVLLQQATSGYSSLQLAWASGYLAAKSEQGANAQISPVAALAAVAAKTLTILYASQTGNAKGVASKLAASAKAAGISVVLKNTADYKAKSSLKNETHLLIVASTNGEGEAPDDAIEFHEFLLGKKAPKLPNLHYSVLALGDSSYEFFCQTGKDFDERLQALGAKQVAPRVDCDVDYDSDCEAWTSSIVESLKDELTQTATTTAASVGGVDGLPTAGAASQYSKQNPLAAEFSLSQKITGRDSAKDVRHIEIDLGESGLTYQVGDALGVWFENDEVLVDNLLSELSFSGDEKVSLKVSGEVQEFTLKNALISQLEITQTAPSFIEFWALQSKDAKLTEVASDKNSAREFAGEHQIIDVVKIAKADVDAQTFVDALRKITPRLYSIASAQAEVEEEVHLTVGLVNFDANGESRTGGASGFLANRLDEGQKVRVFVEHNDNFRLPQSDDTPVIMIGPGTGVAPFRAFMQEREAREATGDNWMFFGDQTFTQDFLYQVEWQNYLKSGLLTRMDVAFSRDQAEKIYVQDRLKEQASDVFAWLERGAHLYICGDANRMAKDVHQILIEIIAEHGKLSTEQAEDYLKSLRSNKRYQKDVY
- the cysI gene encoding assimilatory sulfite reductase (NADPH) hemoprotein subunit → MSNDFTKVENPVLIVEGKQADNERLKAESDYLRGTIVEDLQDRITGGFTSDNFQLIRTHGMYQQDDRDIRAERQKQKLEPLHNVMLRARLPGGIINTDQWLAIDKFADDYTSYGSIRLTTRQTFQFHGVLKPNIKLMHQTLNSVGLDSIATAGDVNRNVLCTSNPVESSLHQEAYEWATKISEHLLPKTRAYAEIWLDEERVETTEEQEIEPILGSNYLPRKFKTTVVIPPNNDIDVHANDLNFVAISENGELIGFNVLVGGGLAMTHGDNATYPRCADDFGFIPKEHTLAIAAAVVTTQRDWGNRVNRKNAKTKYTLDRVGVDTFKAEVERRAGIKFSDSRSYEFTHRGDSFGWVEGIDGKHHLTLFIENGRILDFEGVDGKALKTGMREIAKIHKGDFRLTANQNLIIAGVDAADKAIIEQLARDHGLINDGVSNQRKSSMACVAFPTCPLAMAEAERYLPGLVDDVEKILTKNGLKDDSIILRVTGCPNGCGRAMLAEIGLVGKGPGKYNMYLGSDLAGSRVPKLYKENVDEAGVLSEIDELSARWATERNDGEAFGDFVIRAGIVEQVIVSFRDFHHA
- a CDS encoding TIGR04219 family outer membrane beta-barrel protein, with amino-acid sequence MRKATIATCLATMLCATSVKADTLLGLYIGGQVWVSQAEGSFGEGSTDQATVQLKDQNQGSYFVALEHPIPLIPNIKLVSTTLDTLGDANFNGSFEFESVVYDVNTNLATTFDTSYIDYTFYYEVFDNDLLTFDFGLTVRDLDSQINIVGDVTANGVTTPTNSELSVSGILPLFYVKTIIGLPFTGFNVFAEGNFVSYDSNSVHDYQVGVSYSVLDNLAIDFDVTLGYRSVKLELNDIDDLYSNLTFDGVFAGAIIHF